The region CGGCAGCACCTGCGCGGTGGAAGAGAGGCCGAGCGAGAGGCCCACCGCCAGCGCGGTCGCCATGGGATAGCTCGTCGCCAGCCACAACACGCCGGTCAGCGCCAGCCCGCACAGCACCACCTGCGTGAGGCCGAGCCCGAAGATGGCGGCGCGCAGCCGCCACAAACGGCTCGGCGCGAGCTCCAGCCCGACGATGAACAGCAGCATCACGATGCCGAACTCGCCGATGACCAGCGTTTCTTCGGCCCCGCCTGCCAGACCCAGCACCTGCGGGCCGACGACTGCTCCGGCGACGAGGTAGCCCAGCGTCGCCCCCAGCCCCAGCTTGCGGAACGCGATCACGAACAGCAGCGCGGCGGCGAGCAGAACCACGCCGCTTCCCAGTGCGACATGCGCCGCCCCTTCGCCATGCTCCATGCTGCTGTGCCCCTTGCGCCTCACTGATGAAGCAATCGCAATGCAGCGCCGACGCGCTCTAGGCAAGCGAGGCTGTGGCACATATTCGGGCCGGCTTTTCATGACCGACACAGATCACCCTGCAGGGGCTGCGGCCCCCTGGCGCACCGAGATTATCGCCACGCTCCGGCTCAGCTGGCCGCTGGCGCTCGCCAACCTGTTGCAAATGCTCACCTATGCGATCGACGTGATCTTCATCGCGCGGCTGGGGGAGGAACCGCTGGCCGCGTCCGCGCTGGTCGTTTCGGTCTTCGGCCTGATCGTGTGGGCGCTGTCGGGCCTGACCGGCGCGGTCGCACCGGTGATTTCGGCGGCGCTGGGGGCACGCGCACCTGCGCTGCGGCCCGTCCGCCGGGCGACACGCATGGCCTTGTGGCTGGCGGTCATCAGCGGGGCGGCAGGAATGATCGCGATGCTGGGGTTCGAGCAGTTCGCGCTGCTGACCGGGCAGGAGCCCGCGCTCGCCGCGCTCGGGCAGAGCTACGCGCTGGTGCTGGTCTTCTCCACCATTCCATTTCTGATCAACAACGTGCTGCGCAGCTTCGTCTCCGCGCTCGACCGGCCGATCTTCGCGACAGCGATCACCGCGCTCGGCATCGGGGTCAACGCCGTGGGCAACTACGCCTTCATCTTCGGCAACTGGGGCGCCCCCGAGATGGGCCTGCCCGGGGCCGCGGTGGCGACGCTGATGACGTCGCTGTTCACGATGGTCGCCTACGTCATCGCGATCCGTATCGATCCGAAGCTGCACCGCTATCATATCTTCGGGCGCTGGTGGGTGCCCGACTGGAGCGCGTTCGGCCGGATCGTGCGCATCGGCACGCCGATCGCGCTTATGATCTGCGCCGAGGCCGGGGTCTTCGGTGCCGCCGCCTTCCTGATGGGCAATATCGGCGCCGCGCAGCTCGCCGCGCATACGATCGCCTTGCAGATCGCCGCGCTCGCCTTCCAGGTGCCCTTCGGCGTGGGCCAGGCGACGACCATCCGCGTCGGCTATTTCTACGGCGCGCGCGACCGCGAAGGGATGGCGCGTGCCGGGTGGAGCGGCATCGGCATCGCGCTGCTTTTCATGAGCTGCACCGCCAGCGCGATGGTGCTGATCCCCAAGCCGCTGCTCGCGATCTATATCGACCCGTGGGACGTCGCGAATGCCGGGCTGGTCGCCTTCGCCACGCGCTACCTGCTCGTCGCCGCCGCGTTCCAGCTGGTCGACGGGGTGCAGGCCGTGGCGGCGGGCGCGCTGCGCGGGTTGCAGGACACCCGCGTGCCGATGTGGATCGCCGCCTTTTCCTACTGGGTGCCGGGCTTCGGCCTGTCGCTGACGCTCGGCTTTGCCACCGGCCTTGCAGGGGTCGGCGTGTGGATCGGGCTCGCCACCGGCCTCGCCTTCGCCGCCGTGCTCCTGAGCTGGCGGTGGGCGCGGCGCGAGGCGCTGGGCCTGACGCGCTTTTCGCCCGACGAGGCTGCGATCAGGCCTATGAGCAGCCCGTGATCAGCCCTGTACCATAGTCACTTCGCGCTGCGGGTAGGGGATCGACAGGCCGACCTCGTCGAACTTCGCCTTGGCCGCCTCGGTCAGGTCCCATTGGAGCTGCATGTAATCGCTCGTTGCGCACCAGACGCGCAGCCCCACCCCGACCGAAGAATCGTCGAGCGAGGCGACGAAGGCCTGCGGCTCGGGATCGGCCATCACCCGCTCGTCATCTTCGGCCAGCGCGAGCAGAACTTCGCGCGCCTGCTGCATGCTGTCGTCGTAGCCGATGCCCACGATCAGCTCGATCCGGCGCGTGGGATGGCGGTGCAGATTGACGATCGGCTGGTTCCAGAGTTCGGAATTGGGGACCATCACGAACAGCCCGTCGAACTGCTTCAATTCGGTCGTGAACAGGCCGATCCGCTGGACGGTGGCGGTGAACCGGTCGACGCTGATCGCCTCGCCCACCACGAAGGGCCGCTGGACCAGGATCATCACGCCCGAGGCGACATTGCTGAGCGTGCCTTGCAGCGCGAGGCCGATCGCCAGCGCCATGCCGCCCAGCGCGGCGAGGATGCTGGCGGTCTCGACCCCGAACTGGCTCAGCACGGTGACCAGCACCACCGCCCACAGCGCGTATTTGACGATGTTGGACAGGAAGCTGGCGACCGTGGGGTCGAACTTGTGCGACTTGTTCAGCGCGCGCTCGGCGGCGCGCGAGAGCACGCTCGCGATCAGCAGGCCGATCACCAGCACCGCGACCGCGCCGATGATCTGCATGATGTTGGCTTGCAGCCACAGCCAGATGCTCTCGGCGAACGTCAGGTCGAGCGCGGCGGTCTGGCGGGGGGTCGGTGCGGCAGCGGGGGAAATGGCCATGCGGTTGGTCCGTTAACAGCTATCGGGTCGGTCTCAGGCAGCCGCCCCTAGCGAAGCGCGCTCGCGCTTGCAAAACCGGCCAGCGAACGGCTTGACGCAGGCGCGATGCGGGCCATCTCGGCAGGCGCAAGAATTTCGCCTCCCCCCGCTTGACGCATGAACGGCCGCTGCACATATGCGCCGTGCTGGCACTCTCCATATGGGAGTGCCAACCAACATCATTCACTCTAACAAGAGGTATCACGCATGGCATTTCGTCCGTTGCACGACCGTGTTCTGGTTCGTCGTATCGAAGCCGAGGAAAAGACCGCCGGCGGCATCATCATTCCCGACAGCGCGCAGGAAAAGCCCAGCGAAGGCATGATCGTTGCCGTGGGTTCGGGTGCGAAGGCCGAAGACGGCACGGTCACCCCGCTCGACGTCAAGGAAGGCGACCGCGTCCTGTTCGGCAAGTGGGGCGGCACCGAAGTCAAGATCGACGGTGAAGACCTGCTGATCATGAAGGAAAGCGACATCATGGGGATCGTTTCCTGATCCGCTGACCCCTCGCATGTACTTCATCAACTAACCCAATTTCTCAGGAGAAACTCACATGGCAGCCAAGGACGTAAAGTTCGGTCGCGAAGCACGCGAAGGCATCCTGCGCGGCGTCGACACGCTCGCAAACGCCGTCAAGGTCACGCTGGGCCCCAAGGGCCGCAACGTCGTGATCGACAAGAGCTTCGGCGCTCCCCGCATCACCAAGGACGGCGTCACCGTCGCCAAGGAAATCGAACTGAAGGACAAGTTCGAGAACATGGGCGCGCAGATGATCAAGGAAGTCGCATCGAAGGCGAACGACGCCGCCGGTGACGGCACCACGACCGCGACCGTGCTGGCGCAGTCGATCGTCAAGGAAGGCATGAAGTCGGTCGCAGCGGGCATGAACCCGATGGACCTCAAGCGCGGCATCGACCTCGCCGTGACCAAGGTCGTCGAAGACCTCAAGGGCCGTTCGAAGGACGTGTCGGGCACCAGCGAAATCGCCCAGGTCGGCGTGATCTCCGCCAATGGCGATCGCGAAGTCGGCGAGAAGATCGCCGAAGCGATGGAAAAGGTCGGCAAGGAAGGCGTCATCACCGTCGACGAATCGAAGGGCCTCGAATTCGAGCTCGAGACCGTCGAAGGCATGCAGTTCGACCGCGGCTACCTGTCGCCCTACTTCATCACCAACCCCGACAAGATGATCGTCGAGCTGGATGATCCCTACATCCTGATCTTCGAGAAGAAGCTGTCGAACCTGCAGGCGATGCTGCCGATCCTCGAAGCAGCCGTTCAGTCGGGCCGTCCGCTCCTCATCATCGCGGAAGACATCGAAGGCGAGGCGCTGGCCACGCTGGTGGTCAACAAGCTGCGCGGCGGCCTGAAGGTCGCAGCGGTCAAGGCTCCCGGTTTCGGCGATCGTCGCAAGGCGATGCTGCAGGACATCGCGATCCTGACCAAGGGCGAAATGGTCAGCGAAGATCTCGGCATCAAGCTCGAGAACGTCACGCTGAACATGCTCGGCCAGGCCAAGCGCGTCACCATCGACAAGGACAACACCACGATCGTCGACGGTGCCGGTGACGAGGGCGACATCCAGGCCCGCGTCAACGAAATCCGCACGCAGATCGACAACACCAGCAGCGACTACGACAAGGAAAAGCTGCAGGAACGTCTCGCCAAGCTCGCGGGCGGCGTCGCCGTGATCAAGGTCGGCGGTGCCACCGAAGTCGAGGTGAAGGAGCGTAAGGACCGCGTCGACGACGCGCTGCACGCAACCCGCGCCGCGGTCGAAGAAGGCATCGTCCCGGGCGGCGGTACCGCGCTGCTCTACGCCACCAAGGCCCTCGACGGCCTGAAGGGCGAGAACGACGACCAGACCCGCGGTATCGACATCGTGCGCAAGGCGATCCTCGCCCCGATCCGCCAGATCGCGACCAATGCCGGCCATGACGGTGCGGTGGTCTCGGGCAACCTGCTGCGCGAAGGCGACGAGTCGATGGGCTTCAACGCCGCGACCGACACTTACGAGAACCTCGTGAAGGCCGGCGTGATCGACCCGACCAAGGTCGTGCGCACCGCGCTGCAGGATGCGGCTTCGGTTGCCGGCCTGCTGATCACCACCGAAGCGGCGGTGAGCGAAGTGCCGGAAGACAAGAACGGCGGCGGCATGCCCGACATGGGCGGCATGGGCGGCGGCATGGGCGGCATGGGCTTCTAAGCCCTCCCCCAACCACGCCTGCCGTTACGGCAAAGAAAAGGCCCCGTCGGAGCGATCCGGCGGGGCTTTTTTGTGCCGCTATCCGGCGAGATGCCGCGCGATCTCGACCGTCCGCTCTCGCGCTGTCTCGACCGACTTTCGATGGCGTTCGTCCTTGAACTCCTGGTATTCGATCGCGACGGTTTGGATGCCATCGCGGGCGACGCCGAGATAATGCGCGCACGCCGCAATGGCCGGGTCCAGCATATTGCTGTCTGCACGAACCCCGCCTTCGGCGAAGCCGAACTCCCCTCTGGACGAGAGCACCACCAGCTTCTTGCCCGACAGCATCGGCTCTATCGGAAAGTCTCCCCGGTCGAGATCGAAGGAGAAGGTCCGGCCAATCCGCGCCACCTGATCGAACCACGCTTTCAGCGCGGCGGGCATGCCGTAATTGTACATCGGCGCGCCCATTACGATGATGTCGGCGGCGAGCACTTCGTCGATCAGCGCGTCCGAGGGCTTTAGCACCCCGGTCATCCACGGCTCGCGCTGCTCTGCCGGGGTGAAGGCAGCGTGGATGAAACGATGGTCTACGAAGGGCGGCGGCGCGCGCCCCACGTCCCGCGCGATCATACGAACCTGAGAGGCTTCTTCGCGCAAGGTGTCGGCGAACAAGGTTGTGAGTTGGCGAGTTAGCGAGCGGTCTTCGAGTTGCGCGCTCGCGTCGATCTTCAAGAGGGTTAACATAGGGTTCGTCCTTTTCCGCGTTTCGGTTGGGATCGCAGCTAGAAATGGACGCAGCCCTTGGCGAAGGGCGTTTCCTCAGGCAGTGGATGAGCCAGACTCATCATGAGAAAGCTTCCGCCACTCCATGCGTTGCGCGCCTTCGAAGCGGCGGCCCGTCACCTTCACTTCGGGCACGCGGCCGCGGAGCTGGGCGTCGATCCCACCGCGATAAGCCACCAAATCCGCAAGCTCGAAGCGATCCTGGGCGGGCCGCTCTTCATCCGTCGCCCCCGGCCGATGCGGCTGACCGCAGAGGGCGAAGCGCTGTATCCGGAGATCCGCGCCGCCTTCGACCGGATGGCGAATGCGGTCGAGCAGGGCCGCGCGACGGCCCGGCGCACGCTTACCATCTCCACCACGATGGCCTTCGCCGCCGAATGGCTGACGCCGCGGCTCACCCAGCTCTCGCAAGAGTTGGGTGTGGATGTGCATATTGATGCCGAAAATCGCCCGGTCGATCTCGATACGGGCGAGATCGATCTCGCCCTGCGCTCGCAATTCGACCGAGGTCATAAGGGACTGTGGCGCCACCTGTTCGACGATCGTCTGATCGCGGTGGCCGCGCCCGGCCTCTTGGAAGAGTATCCCAATAGGGGAAATGCGGAGGGTCCGATCGACCTGCCGCTGATCCAGTATCGCTGGACCTCGCAAAACCGCGAATCGCTCGATTGGTCAGGCTATTTCGCGCAGTCCGGTCAGGCGAACCGCGATTTGAACATCGTGGCATCGTTCAGCGAAGAGAGTCACGCCGTCGGGGCCGCGCTATCCGCAATGGGGGCGGCCTTGCTGTCCGAATGCCTGATTGCCGACCGGCTCGCACGAGGTGAGCTTGTACGCATCGGGGAGACGAGCTTGGCGGCGCCCGCGTTGTGGGCGGTCTCTCGCGACGACCATCCGCAGGCGGCGCAGATCGCGGCGGCGATCGCATGGATCGCCGCCGCGCGCCCCCTTGCCTAGCCCCCCTTGCGGCTCGCCTCCACCGCAGCGATCACATCTGCCGGCCAGGTCACCTGCGTCTGCGTTTGCGGATTGAACACATCGCCCGGATACTGCGCCGCCTCGGCCGCCGCGATTTCCTCTGCGGTGAGGAATTCGCTGGGTTCGAGCGCGAACACGTCGAGCCCGCGCGCGATCTCGGTCGCATAGATGCGGCCCTTGTACCAGTAGGCACTCCAGTAGCCGCCGGTGATCAACTGGTCCTCGTCCACCGGGCCGCGGTCGAAGTATGCGATCTCGACAGGATTGTCGGAATCGGTGAAGTCGATCACGCTGATGCCGCCCTGATACCAGGCCTGCACGAAGATATCGCGCCCCGGCACGGGGATGATGGAGCCGTTGTGCGCGACGCAGTTCTCCTTGTCGGACTGGACGCCGGGGATCTTGAAGTGGCTCTCGTAGGTCAGCTCGCCATTCTCGAGCGAGTAGATCGCATTGGCACCCCAATCCATCGGATCGCCGGCGAGGCAGCGCGGGCGGCCACCTCCGCCCCATTCATCGGTGAACAGCACCTTGGTGCCGTCGTTGTTGAAGGTGGCCGAGTGCCAGTAGGCGAAACCCTGGTCGGTCACGTCGTCGACGCGGGTCGGCTTCATCGGGTCCGAAATGTCGAGGATGATGCCGTTGCCTGAGCACGCGCCCGCCGCGAGGTTGAGGGAGGGGAACACGGTGATGTCGTGGCACTGGTTGGTGACAGAGGTTTCCTGCGTGCCGTCGCCGTGGTCGCCGCCGCGCCACAGGCCGGCAATCTGTCCATCGCTGGCGAAGATGCGCGGGCTGTCGACGATCCGCGAGGCCGCCGGATTGGCCAGCGGAATTTCGATGACGTCGATGCTGAACAGCGCGGTCTCGTCGCCTGCGGTATCGAAGCAGCCTTCGAGTTCGGCATCGTCGCGCACGTAGCTGGTGCCCGAATTGTACACCACGATGCGGGTCTCGTCGGCATCGACGACCGAATGCGTATGGCTGCCCCGGCAGGTCTGCACCTGGCCCACCTGGCGCGGGTTGGTGAGATCCGAAATGTCGAAGATGCGCAGACCCCGGAAGCGGTCTTCGCTCACCCGGCCCTCGACCCCTTCGAGCCCGCAATCGATGCGCGCGCGGCTGTCCTGCACGCTCATCACCAGAATGTCGCCGACGATCGAGACGTCGCCCTGCCCGCCCGGACACACGACCGAAGTGACGAGCTGCGGCACTCCGTCGTCGCCTAGGCGATAGGCGTTCCAGCCGTGATAATTGCCGGTCACCAGAATATCGTCGGAGAAGGCCATGTCGGTCTGCGCGAAGCTCAGCAGCGAGCCGCGCTGACCGAAGCGATCCTCGCTTTCCTCGTCTTCATCACGCGGATCGGGCGCGGCGGTGCTGACCAGTTCGGGCTCTTCCTCGCTGTTGACCGCTTCGCCTTCCTCGTCCTCGGGCGTCTCCTCCTCGATCCGCGGCTGAAGCTGCGCCGGGTTGGCGGGGTCGAAGAAGCCGGTCGGCTTGGGCATCGCTGTGACGAGGCGCAAGTTGCTGATCGCCTCGCCCGCATCGCGGAAACCGGCGGCGAGGCCGGCACGCGGATCGGCGGAGAGCGTGGCGGCGATCGCATTCATCCGGTCGATCTCGCCCTGCTGCTCGGTCTTGATGTCGTTGACGAACTCGAACAGCACCGGGTCGTAGGCGGTGCCCGGCTCGCGCAGCAGGTCGTCGACCATGTCGGTCGCGCCCTGGTGGTGCCGGATCATCAGTTCGAGGAACAGCGCGTCGAATTCGGTGCTATTGAGCGATGCGAGCCGCGCCATCTGCTCGGACGTCGCCATGCCCATCGAGGCCATGTGCTCCGCGTGGCTCAAGCCAGCCATATGCTCCATACCGAGCGGTTGCCCGCGCGAGGTCAGCCAGTCCCGCATGAACTGGATCTCGTCGGCCTGGCCGGCATCGATCCGGCCGGCGATCGCGACGATATCTTCGTTGTTGGTCCGCTCTTCGACCAGCTGCGTCATCTCGGTGGCCTGCGCATGGTGCGGGATCATCATCCGCATGAAACGTGCATCGGCCTGCGTGAAGGTCGTTGCCGCCAGCTTGGTCGCATCCTCGGCCTTCAGGGTCCGGTTTTCGGCCCCCGGTGCGCCAGGCTGGATGATCGGCGCGTCCTGCGCGGCCAATGGCGATGCGACGGCAAGAAGGCTGGCTGCGGCGGCGAGGGTCCGGATGGTCATCTTAGGCGGTCTCCTGTTTGGCAGGGACCTTACAAAGTTTGTCCCGCAGGGGAAGAGGGCGTTTTTCCGAGCGTTTCTCGCAACGAAACAGCCACTCGCGGATTGAAAACACGAAGGAGAGACAATCTATGAAATTACCCCACAACGCCCATGTCGCCGTCGTCGACGGCAACCGCTTCATGCTGCTGAAGAACACCGGCCAGATTTTCGAGCCGACGCTGGAAATGGTGGAGCAGCCCGATCTGGAAGCGAGCAATTACAGCGCGGGCGTGCGCCACCAGGACGATGTGAGCCAGCGGACCGGCGCGACCGACCTCGACGAGCTCGCTCACGGCGCTGCCGTGGCGGAGTGGCTGAACGCCAAGGCCATCTCGGGCGATGTCTCGCAGTTGCTCGTGCTCGCCGATCCCAAGACGCTGGGCGAGATGCGCAGGCACTATCACAGCGAGCTTGAGAAGGCCCTGGTGGGCGAAATAGACAAGACGGTCACCGGCGAACCTCTGGAAAAAATTGCCAAAGTCATCGCCGGAAGCTGACAATTGAAGCGGCCC is a window of Alteriqipengyuania lutimaris DNA encoding:
- a CDS encoding baeRF12 domain-containing protein, producing MKLPHNAHVAVVDGNRFMLLKNTGQIFEPTLEMVEQPDLEASNYSAGVRHQDDVSQRTGATDLDELAHGAAVAEWLNAKAISGDVSQLLVLADPKTLGEMRRHYHSELEKALVGEIDKTVTGEPLEKIAKVIAGS
- the groL gene encoding chaperonin GroEL (60 kDa chaperone family; promotes refolding of misfolded polypeptides especially under stressful conditions; forms two stacked rings of heptamers to form a barrel-shaped 14mer; ends can be capped by GroES; misfolded proteins enter the barrel where they are refolded when GroES binds), whose translation is MAAKDVKFGREAREGILRGVDTLANAVKVTLGPKGRNVVIDKSFGAPRITKDGVTVAKEIELKDKFENMGAQMIKEVASKANDAAGDGTTTATVLAQSIVKEGMKSVAAGMNPMDLKRGIDLAVTKVVEDLKGRSKDVSGTSEIAQVGVISANGDREVGEKIAEAMEKVGKEGVITVDESKGLEFELETVEGMQFDRGYLSPYFITNPDKMIVELDDPYILIFEKKLSNLQAMLPILEAAVQSGRPLLIIAEDIEGEALATLVVNKLRGGLKVAAVKAPGFGDRRKAMLQDIAILTKGEMVSEDLGIKLENVTLNMLGQAKRVTIDKDNTTIVDGAGDEGDIQARVNEIRTQIDNTSSDYDKEKLQERLAKLAGGVAVIKVGGATEVEVKERKDRVDDALHATRAAVEEGIVPGGGTALLYATKALDGLKGENDDQTRGIDIVRKAILAPIRQIATNAGHDGAVVSGNLLREGDESMGFNAATDTYENLVKAGVIDPTKVVRTALQDAASVAGLLITTEAAVSEVPEDKNGGGMPDMGGMGGGMGGMGF
- a CDS encoding mechanosensitive ion channel family protein, with protein sequence MAISPAAAPTPRQTAALDLTFAESIWLWLQANIMQIIGAVAVLVIGLLIASVLSRAAERALNKSHKFDPTVASFLSNIVKYALWAVVLVTVLSQFGVETASILAALGGMALAIGLALQGTLSNVASGVMILVQRPFVVGEAISVDRFTATVQRIGLFTTELKQFDGLFVMVPNSELWNQPIVNLHRHPTRRIELIVGIGYDDSMQQAREVLLALAEDDERVMADPEPQAFVASLDDSSVGVGLRVWCATSDYMQLQWDLTEAAKAKFDEVGLSIPYPQREVTMVQG
- a CDS encoding LysR substrate-binding domain-containing protein translates to MRKLPPLHALRAFEAAARHLHFGHAAAELGVDPTAISHQIRKLEAILGGPLFIRRPRPMRLTAEGEALYPEIRAAFDRMANAVEQGRATARRTLTISTTMAFAAEWLTPRLTQLSQELGVDVHIDAENRPVDLDTGEIDLALRSQFDRGHKGLWRHLFDDRLIAVAAPGLLEEYPNRGNAEGPIDLPLIQYRWTSQNRESLDWSGYFAQSGQANRDLNIVASFSEESHAVGAALSAMGAALLSECLIADRLARGELVRIGETSLAAPALWAVSRDDHPQAAQIAAAIAWIAAARPLA
- a CDS encoding FMN-dependent NADH-azoreductase; this translates as MLTLLKIDASAQLEDRSLTRQLTTLFADTLREEASQVRMIARDVGRAPPPFVDHRFIHAAFTPAEQREPWMTGVLKPSDALIDEVLAADIIVMGAPMYNYGMPAALKAWFDQVARIGRTFSFDLDRGDFPIEPMLSGKKLVVLSSRGEFGFAEGGVRADSNMLDPAIAACAHYLGVARDGIQTVAIEYQEFKDERHRKSVETARERTVEIARHLAG
- a CDS encoding DUF305 domain-containing protein, which produces MTIRTLAAAASLLAVASPLAAQDAPIIQPGAPGAENRTLKAEDATKLAATTFTQADARFMRMMIPHHAQATEMTQLVEERTNNEDIVAIAGRIDAGQADEIQFMRDWLTSRGQPLGMEHMAGLSHAEHMASMGMATSEQMARLASLNSTEFDALFLELMIRHHQGATDMVDDLLREPGTAYDPVLFEFVNDIKTEQQGEIDRMNAIAATLSADPRAGLAAGFRDAGEAISNLRLVTAMPKPTGFFDPANPAQLQPRIEEETPEDEEGEAVNSEEEPELVSTAAPDPRDEDEESEDRFGQRGSLLSFAQTDMAFSDDILVTGNYHGWNAYRLGDDGVPQLVTSVVCPGGQGDVSIVGDILVMSVQDSRARIDCGLEGVEGRVSEDRFRGLRIFDISDLTNPRQVGQVQTCRGSHTHSVVDADETRIVVYNSGTSYVRDDAELEGCFDTAGDETALFSIDVIEIPLANPAASRIVDSPRIFASDGQIAGLWRGGDHGDGTQETSVTNQCHDITVFPSLNLAAGACSGNGIILDISDPMKPTRVDDVTDQGFAYWHSATFNNDGTKVLFTDEWGGGGRPRCLAGDPMDWGANAIYSLENGELTYESHFKIPGVQSDKENCVAHNGSIIPVPGRDIFVQAWYQGGISVIDFTDSDNPVEIAYFDRGPVDEDQLITGGYWSAYWYKGRIYATEIARGLDVFALEPSEFLTAEEIAAAEAAQYPGDVFNPQTQTQVTWPADVIAAVEASRKGG
- a CDS encoding MATE family efflux transporter, with translation MTDTDHPAGAAAPWRTEIIATLRLSWPLALANLLQMLTYAIDVIFIARLGEEPLAASALVVSVFGLIVWALSGLTGAVAPVISAALGARAPALRPVRRATRMALWLAVISGAAGMIAMLGFEQFALLTGQEPALAALGQSYALVLVFSTIPFLINNVLRSFVSALDRPIFATAITALGIGVNAVGNYAFIFGNWGAPEMGLPGAAVATLMTSLFTMVAYVIAIRIDPKLHRYHIFGRWWVPDWSAFGRIVRIGTPIALMICAEAGVFGAAAFLMGNIGAAQLAAHTIALQIAALAFQVPFGVGQATTIRVGYFYGARDREGMARAGWSGIGIALLFMSCTASAMVLIPKPLLAIYIDPWDVANAGLVAFATRYLLVAAAFQLVDGVQAVAAGALRGLQDTRVPMWIAAFSYWVPGFGLSLTLGFATGLAGVGVWIGLATGLAFAAVLLSWRWARREALGLTRFSPDEAAIRPMSSP
- the groES gene encoding co-chaperone GroES, with amino-acid sequence MAFRPLHDRVLVRRIEAEEKTAGGIIIPDSAQEKPSEGMIVAVGSGAKAEDGTVTPLDVKEGDRVLFGKWGGTEVKIDGEDLLIMKESDIMGIVS